A single genomic interval of Bacillus sp. es.036 harbors:
- a CDS encoding CxxH/CxxC protein, whose amino-acid sequence MKIYCCEEHVELALDVAVDETGQFPVLEKVENDTEKLSTECEYCKNNATYMVSN is encoded by the coding sequence ATGAAAATTTATTGTTGTGAAGAACATGTAGAGCTGGCTCTTGATGTGGCTGTAGATGAAACAGGACAGTTTCCTGTACTAGAGAAAGTGGAAAATGACACAGAAAAGTTGTCCACAGAATGTGAGTATTGTAAAAATAACGCAACATATATGGTGTCGAACTAA
- a CDS encoding S1C family serine protease, whose amino-acid sequence MGYYDGDENNRPMRQKGNRGGAFMAGLVGAILGALLILFTVPALSDVGVLPDIAPPQEEEAESQVEQQPITKNLSIDVTNDITSAVQNVGEAVVGVINLQKTDFWAEDYGEAGAGSGVIYKKEGKDAFVVTNNHVVEGAGQLEVSLNAEKRVSAELIGTDPLMDLAVLKIPSEAVTMVAEFGDSDTLKPGEPAIAIGNPLGFLEGTVTQGIISNPERSFPVDTDQNGTIDWNADVIQTDASINPGNSGGALINISGQLVGINSMKIAQSSVEGIGFSIPINIAEPIINDLESYGEVRRPEIGIGTKSLSEIPTYHWSESLKLPDKVDYGVVVMSVFPTSSGEIAGLKELDVITAMDGNKIKNSIDLRKFLYTKKEIGDRVKLTIYREGTKQEVEVTLAEQQHS is encoded by the coding sequence TTGGGCTATTATGATGGCGATGAAAACAACCGACCAATGCGGCAGAAAGGGAACCGCGGCGGAGCATTTATGGCGGGATTAGTTGGTGCGATCCTCGGTGCACTGCTCATTCTATTTACGGTTCCTGCTCTATCAGACGTAGGGGTGCTACCTGATATCGCTCCTCCTCAAGAAGAAGAAGCGGAATCACAAGTTGAACAGCAACCGATTACGAAGAACCTTAGCATTGATGTAACAAATGATATTACGTCAGCGGTACAGAATGTAGGGGAAGCGGTAGTAGGTGTTATTAATCTGCAGAAAACCGATTTTTGGGCAGAAGATTACGGAGAAGCTGGAGCGGGATCAGGTGTTATATACAAAAAAGAGGGTAAAGATGCTTTTGTTGTAACGAATAATCACGTGGTAGAAGGTGCGGGTCAGCTTGAGGTGAGTTTAAACGCCGAGAAGCGCGTTTCAGCAGAGCTTATAGGCACTGACCCTCTAATGGACCTGGCGGTGCTTAAAATCCCTTCTGAGGCGGTTACAATGGTTGCAGAGTTCGGCGATTCTGATACGTTAAAGCCAGGTGAGCCAGCTATTGCGATCGGTAACCCTTTAGGCTTCTTAGAAGGAACGGTAACGCAGGGGATAATCAGTAATCCGGAGCGATCCTTTCCAGTAGATACAGATCAAAACGGGACGATTGATTGGAATGCAGATGTTATTCAAACAGATGCATCGATTAATCCCGGAAATAGTGGTGGAGCGTTAATCAATATTTCAGGTCAACTTGTAGGAATTAACTCTATGAAGATTGCTCAATCAAGCGTAGAAGGAATTGGGTTTTCAATCCCAATCAATATTGCTGAACCAATTATCAACGATCTTGAATCGTACGGTGAAGTAAGAAGACCAGAGATTGGAATTGGAACAAAATCACTATCTGAAATTCCAACTTATCATTGGAGCGAGTCTCTCAAGCTGCCTGATAAGGTCGATTATGGGGTTGTGGTAATGAGCGTGTTTCCAACATCATCTGGAGAAATTGCGGGGCTAAAAGAGTTAGATGTGATTACAGCGATGGATGGGAATAAGATTAAGAACTCCATTGATCTACGTAAGTTTCTTTACACAAAAAAAGAAATTGGCGATCGCGTGAAATTAACGATCTATCGTGAAGGAACAAAGCAAGAGGTTGAAGTTACGCTAGCTGAGCAGCAACATTCGTGA
- a CDS encoding MBL fold metallo-hydrolase produces MSLEFSVLASGSTGNAIYVGTEKHKLLVDAGLSGKKLEELFAKAHLDPKDLDGLLVTHEHSDHIKGLGIFARRYKLPIYANAKTWDAMSGLIGEIPVEQKFHFDMDTIKTFDDLDVESFGVSHDAAEPMFYAFHHEGKKLSIATDLGYVSDRIKGTIRNSDMLVFESNHDINMLMMGRYPWNVKRRILGDMGHVSNEDAAVALSDIIGDQTKRIYLAHLSKDNNMKDLARLSVQQTLEQNGFAVGEQVALYDTDPASPTVLTKL; encoded by the coding sequence ATGTCTCTTGAATTTAGTGTGCTTGCAAGTGGAAGCACAGGTAATGCCATTTATGTTGGTACAGAGAAGCACAAGCTTCTAGTCGATGCCGGATTAAGTGGAAAAAAACTTGAAGAACTTTTCGCGAAAGCCCATCTCGATCCAAAGGATCTGGATGGGTTGCTTGTGACGCACGAGCATAGTGATCATATTAAAGGACTTGGTATTTTTGCTAGACGCTACAAGCTTCCCATTTATGCCAATGCAAAAACGTGGGATGCAATGTCAGGATTAATTGGTGAAATACCCGTGGAGCAAAAGTTTCATTTTGATATGGATACAATCAAAACTTTCGATGATCTGGATGTTGAATCATTTGGTGTGTCGCATGATGCAGCTGAGCCAATGTTTTATGCCTTTCATCACGAAGGCAAGAAGTTGAGTATCGCAACTGATCTTGGATACGTAAGTGATCGGATTAAAGGAACGATTCGTAATTCAGATATGCTTGTGTTTGAGTCAAATCATGACATTAACATGTTAATGATGGGGCGCTATCCATGGAACGTGAAGAGACGTATTCTAGGCGATATGGGACACGTTTCAAATGAAGATGCTGCGGTAGCCTTATCGGACATTATTGGTGATCAAACAAAGCGTATTTATTTAGCCCATTTAAGTAAAGATAATAACATGAAAGACCTGGCAAGACTTTCTGTCCAACAAACTCTTGAACAAAATGGTTTTGCAGTAGGAGAGCAGGTTGCGTTATATGATACAGATCCTGCTTCCCCTACCGTTCTAACAAAATTATAA
- a CDS encoding two-component system regulatory protein YycI, translated as MDWNRTKTILILTFLVFNIFLASDLFKKQTELSEIEQQKQVTIEDQLKNLNVTYENNLPVQSEKMSFISGDVHEFTEEEEKTLEEGTSQDITLDGEKLVSTLKKPFPISDPKEPSAFSIFLETYVYEGGKYQYYGPAENNPNIKYFVETFEDRPIYSQESGMLIVTLEDDKVVSYTQTYLSLQKIGKERKIDPASETIGLLLNQQDIGLNDEVENMSIGYYTTVANEDERDTFVFVPTWQVVVSNKKNDDPEKNYYVNAIEKTVFSDTEESIESEQEEKESSDQPDPSKPKTVTSDE; from the coding sequence TTGGATTGGAATAGAACGAAAACGATATTAATCTTAACCTTCCTAGTGTTTAATATCTTTCTGGCAAGTGATTTATTTAAAAAGCAAACGGAATTAAGTGAAATTGAACAACAGAAACAGGTTACGATTGAAGATCAGCTAAAAAATCTAAACGTAACTTATGAAAACAACCTTCCTGTGCAATCAGAGAAAATGTCTTTTATTAGCGGAGATGTTCATGAATTTACAGAGGAAGAAGAGAAAACGCTAGAAGAAGGAACGAGTCAGGATATTACACTTGATGGAGAAAAACTAGTTTCAACGCTTAAGAAGCCTTTTCCTATAAGTGATCCAAAAGAGCCTTCTGCTTTTTCGATCTTTCTAGAAACGTATGTTTACGAAGGTGGCAAGTATCAATATTACGGTCCTGCTGAAAACAACCCAAACATTAAGTATTTCGTAGAAACGTTTGAGGATCGCCCGATATATAGTCAAGAATCAGGCATGTTGATTGTAACACTTGAGGACGATAAAGTTGTTTCTTATACACAAACCTATTTAAGCCTTCAGAAAATAGGCAAAGAACGTAAAATTGATCCTGCTTCTGAAACGATTGGGCTTTTACTAAACCAACAAGATATTGGTTTAAATGATGAAGTTGAAAATATGTCGATTGGTTATTATACAACTGTCGCAAACGAAGATGAGCGAGATACATTTGTTTTTGTTCCAACGTGGCAAGTTGTTGTTTCGAATAAAAAGAACGATGATCCAGAAAAAAATTATTACGTTAATGCGATTGAAAAAACAGTGTTTAGTGATACGGAAGAAAGTATTGAAAGTGAACAGGAGGAGAAGGAATCGAGCGATCAGCCTGATCCTTCAAAGCCGAAGACGGTTACAAGCGATGAGTAG
- a CDS encoding YycH family regulatory protein — protein MTKKQFENFKTILLNVLVLTSLFLTWQIWTFEPEYEKEAAPTEASPVGIQEVNISDVVKPNQLVYHIDNQHFTSFNFNAINEFYNEFISGIKIKSFTVENDMEDLEGRGDSVELIFPTLLSNDVLKKLVSISKDDIPLSTFDRIIIPSIASGKNNEIILLNTSSQVGMRATIEASSKMKEWYANVFSSFDITSNEAEEMEMARAKELQVSDKSPVFYLPIQGQSIASFGGSTDELANEEDFKEALFPEQDTVEKNTFNNISDLYTDGSRDLTFNYDNEYMVFKNPPSTSSQFDANESPILDAYGFINKHFGFRVTDLNDDKYVLSEWVTSSQENTDQITFRLYTEGYPVYSSSTEDLDEVNVTLENNDVSTYKRMLKIIQYTKEISERQLPGYEDVEALLEEGSFKTSEIQNMTVGYTIDRSANQPYDFSLIPQWFVKLNGTWTPLQSTSNALGGEEVGLE, from the coding sequence ATGACAAAGAAGCAGTTTGAGAATTTTAAAACAATCTTATTGAACGTCCTTGTTCTAACAAGTTTATTTCTCACCTGGCAGATCTGGACGTTCGAACCTGAGTATGAGAAAGAAGCAGCGCCAACAGAAGCGAGTCCTGTTGGTATTCAGGAAGTGAATATTAGTGATGTAGTAAAGCCAAATCAGCTCGTTTATCATATTGATAATCAGCACTTTACTTCCTTTAATTTCAACGCCATTAATGAATTTTACAATGAATTTATTTCTGGAATTAAAATTAAATCTTTTACGGTGGAAAATGATATGGAAGATTTAGAGGGAAGAGGGGATAGCGTTGAGCTTATTTTCCCTACATTGCTTTCAAATGATGTGTTAAAAAAATTAGTGAGCATATCAAAAGACGATATTCCTCTTTCGACGTTTGATCGTATTATTATTCCTTCGATTGCGTCTGGTAAAAACAATGAGATCATTCTTCTCAACACATCGAGTCAAGTTGGCATGCGTGCCACGATTGAGGCTTCTAGTAAAATGAAAGAATGGTATGCAAATGTCTTCTCTTCCTTCGATATTACTAGTAATGAAGCAGAAGAAATGGAGATGGCTCGAGCTAAAGAACTTCAAGTTTCTGATAAATCTCCCGTTTTTTATTTACCGATTCAAGGTCAGTCGATTGCTTCATTTGGAGGAAGTACAGACGAACTAGCAAATGAAGAAGATTTTAAAGAAGCGCTTTTCCCTGAACAAGATACGGTTGAAAAGAACACCTTTAATAACATTTCAGATCTTTATACAGATGGAAGCCGAGATTTAACGTTTAATTACGACAATGAATACATGGTCTTTAAAAATCCACCATCAACGTCAAGTCAATTTGACGCAAATGAATCACCTATTCTTGATGCGTATGGCTTTATTAACAAGCATTTTGGCTTTCGTGTAACTGATTTAAATGATGATAAGTATGTACTGAGCGAATGGGTTACATCTTCTCAGGAAAATACAGATCAAATCACTTTCCGTCTTTATACAGAAGGTTATCCCGTTTATAGTTCTTCTACAGAAGATTTAGATGAGGTTAACGTGACATTAGAAAATAATGACGTTAGTACGTACAAGCGGATGTTGAAAATTATTCAATACACAAAGGAAATTAGTGAACGTCAGCTGCCAGGTTATGAAGATGTTGAAGCCCTACTTGAAGAAGGAAGCTTTAAAACAAGTGAGATACAAAACATGACAGTTGGTTATACAATTGATCGTTCAGCAAATCAGCCATATGACTTTTCGCTCATACCCCAATGGTTTGTGAAATTGAATGGTACCTGGACACCGCTGCAATCTACTAGCAATGCACTGGGAGGGGAAGAAGTTGGATTGGAATAG
- the walK gene encoding cell wall metabolism sensor histidine kinase WalK — MGKVGFFKSIHFKFAIVYVLLILVAIQFISVYFNDKLEDQFQQNYMSSIRDRAELLADNVSDQVNSKSDEEENTITSLIRNFRQNEIRQILVVNSLGQVVGTLNDDGLEGTRATNDYVTSALNGVSKENILIDSEGERFFAYSYPIKGETNTTVGAVYIQANMNQVFEQADEVNSLLAQSALIALVLTGLLGIIISRTITRPISDMRRQALVMARGDFTRKVKVYGEDEIGQLALAFNDLTRRLQEANAITEGERRKLTSVLAYMTDGVIATDREGMIILMNDRAEEMMSVSRETVLGTSLNKILQFSEEKTWDDVYNGPDSMILDLSDDHQTFILRVNFSIIHKEDGPINGLIAVLHDITEQEQLEQERREFVVNVSHELRTPLTTMRSYLEALQEGALQDPEIAPRFLSVTQNETERMIRLVNDLLQLSKMDKKEYRLEFTEVDFVEMFDHVLDRFEMSKRDNINIVRQLPRVAIYTKVDQDKMTQVLDNILSNAIKYSPDGGTITARCWTIGKKIRISISDEGVGIPKNNLSKIFDRFYRVDKARSRQIGGTGLGLAIAKEMIHAHHGDIWAESKWGQGTTIYFTLPYKRIREVEDK, encoded by the coding sequence ATGGGAAAGGTCGGTTTTTTTAAGTCCATCCATTTTAAGTTTGCAATTGTATATGTTCTCCTCATTTTAGTTGCGATTCAGTTTATCTCTGTTTATTTTAATGACAAATTAGAAGATCAGTTTCAGCAGAACTATATGAGTTCAATTCGAGACCGTGCTGAGCTCCTGGCTGATAATGTGTCTGATCAGGTGAATAGTAAGAGTGATGAAGAAGAAAATACGATCACTAGCTTGATAAGAAATTTTAGGCAAAATGAAATTCGCCAAATTCTCGTTGTTAATTCATTAGGGCAGGTAGTCGGGACGCTTAATGATGACGGTCTTGAAGGAACACGCGCAACGAACGATTATGTGACTAGTGCTTTAAATGGCGTCTCAAAGGAAAACATTTTGATCGACAGTGAAGGAGAACGTTTTTTTGCTTATAGTTATCCTATAAAGGGCGAAACCAATACAACTGTCGGCGCAGTCTATATTCAAGCAAATATGAATCAAGTCTTTGAACAGGCAGATGAAGTGAATAGCTTATTGGCTCAATCCGCTCTCATCGCGTTAGTGTTAACTGGGCTACTTGGCATTATTATTTCTCGTACAATTACAAGGCCAATTTCGGATATGCGAAGACAAGCGCTTGTCATGGCACGTGGAGATTTTACCCGAAAAGTAAAAGTATATGGCGAAGATGAGATCGGACAACTTGCTCTGGCTTTCAATGATTTAACACGTAGACTTCAAGAGGCTAATGCCATAACGGAGGGTGAGCGTCGGAAGCTTACATCTGTTCTTGCTTATATGACAGATGGCGTTATTGCTACAGATCGAGAAGGTATGATTATTTTAATGAATGATCGTGCAGAAGAAATGATGAGCGTTTCACGTGAAACGGTCCTTGGAACATCGTTGAATAAAATTCTCCAGTTTTCAGAAGAGAAAACGTGGGATGATGTCTATAACGGACCAGATTCAATGATACTTGATTTAAGTGATGACCATCAAACGTTTATCTTACGTGTTAATTTTTCAATTATCCATAAAGAAGATGGCCCTATTAACGGGTTGATTGCGGTTCTCCATGATATTACTGAACAAGAGCAGCTTGAACAGGAGCGACGTGAGTTCGTTGTCAATGTGTCACATGAGCTACGCACGCCACTTACTACGATGAGAAGTTATCTCGAAGCTCTTCAAGAAGGGGCGCTCCAGGATCCTGAAATTGCACCTCGCTTTTTAAGTGTGACGCAAAATGAAACGGAACGAATGATTCGATTAGTGAATGATCTTCTGCAACTATCTAAAATGGATAAAAAGGAATATCGTCTAGAGTTCACGGAAGTTGATTTTGTCGAAATGTTTGATCATGTCCTTGACCGATTTGAAATGTCAAAGCGAGATAATATTAACATCGTCAGACAGCTTCCTCGCGTCGCAATTTATACAAAAGTCGATCAAGATAAAATGACACAAGTGTTGGATAACATCCTATCCAATGCGATTAAGTATTCACCTGACGGCGGTACGATCACGGCGCGATGCTGGACGATTGGTAAGAAGATTCGGATTAGCATTAGTGATGAAGGTGTAGGTATTCCAAAGAATAATCTTTCGAAAATTTTTGATCGGTTCTACCGCGTCGATAAAGCCCGTTCTAGGCAGATCGGGGGAACTGGGCTTGGTTTGGCTATTGCCAAGGAAATGATCCATGCACACCATGGGGACATCTGGGCAGAGAGTAAGTGGGGACAAGGAACAACGATCTACTTTACTCTCCCTTATAAACGAATAAGGGAGGTTGAGGACAAGTGA
- the yycF gene encoding response regulator YycF: MDKKILVVDDEKPIADILQFNLEKEGFTVVCAYDGDEAIAKVEEENPDMILLDIMLPQRDGMEVCREVRKKYEMPIIMLTAKDSEIDKVLGLELGADDYVTKPFSTRELIARVKANLRRRQQEPEKESSPNSLIKVGALTIHPDAYLVTKREESIELTHREFELLHYLSKHIGQVMTREHLLQTVWGYDYFGDVRTVDVTVRRLREKVEDNPSHPTWIITRRGVGYYMREPEQEQ, translated from the coding sequence ATGGACAAGAAAATTCTTGTTGTAGATGATGAAAAACCAATTGCGGATATTCTGCAATTTAACCTTGAGAAGGAAGGCTTTACAGTTGTTTGCGCTTACGATGGTGATGAGGCCATTGCTAAAGTTGAGGAAGAGAATCCTGATATGATTCTTTTGGATATTATGTTGCCTCAGCGTGACGGCATGGAAGTTTGCCGAGAAGTTCGTAAAAAATATGAAATGCCGATTATTATGCTAACAGCAAAGGATTCCGAAATTGATAAGGTGTTAGGACTTGAACTAGGCGCGGATGACTATGTGACGAAGCCTTTTAGCACAAGAGAACTGATTGCTCGAGTGAAGGCGAATTTGCGTCGTCGTCAGCAGGAGCCTGAGAAAGAGTCTTCTCCAAATTCTCTTATTAAAGTAGGGGCGCTAACGATTCATCCAGATGCTTATCTTGTCACAAAGCGCGAGGAATCGATTGAACTGACGCACCGAGAGTTTGAACTGCTGCATTATTTATCGAAGCATATCGGACAAGTGATGACGCGTGAACACTTATTACAGACCGTATGGGGTTATGATTATTTTGGTGATGTAAGAACAGTAGACGTAACGGTACGTCGTTTGCGTGAGAAAGTAGAAGATAATCCAAGCCACCCGACATGGATTATTACAAGACGTGGTGTGGGGTACTATATGCGTGAACCGGAACAGGAGCAGTAA
- a CDS encoding M23 family metallopeptidase translates to MKRMNVRRFLQLSIIVTSFSSLLWIEPVGASVHNLMKPVYHVYIDGENIGTVDSRAVLDKNIEELKDEKDIDGIELSVENDVEVVTERLFKPPYDNKEALEQLEEEITFIGEGYSLSFNDEQVGSFSSEKEAMDALWSYAKSFLSEEKVKQIEKTVKSMEDSDEGFHPVEAVDFSSPFEIEKVEIHPNDIVSKEKGVSLLANGYKEETEYKVEKNQSLNEIAEEFKMKKEELMDRNNLSNNDEIKKGDQLKVLQEKEFATVLETIEVEKSEEIDFEVIKQKSSKLLKGEEKVKQDGEKGKKLVTYSKEYENGQVVDKDVVKEDVTKEPISKEIVIGTKEISSKGTGTFGWPAVGGTITSKQGERWGSYHKGIDIAGVTDKTIRTVDNGKVTAAGTRSGYGNQVTVSHNNGMKTTYSHLASISVSKGDTVQKGDKIGVMGTTGKSTGIHLHFEVYKNGELENPMNYLKK, encoded by the coding sequence ATGAAAAGAATGAATGTACGTCGTTTCTTACAACTTTCCATTATTGTTACAAGTTTCAGTTCGCTTCTTTGGATCGAACCAGTCGGAGCGTCTGTTCATAATTTAATGAAACCCGTTTATCATGTTTATATAGATGGAGAAAATATCGGAACGGTTGATAGTCGAGCGGTATTAGACAAAAACATAGAAGAACTGAAGGATGAAAAAGATATCGATGGTATTGAGCTTTCAGTTGAGAATGATGTTGAAGTCGTAACCGAACGACTTTTTAAACCGCCTTATGATAACAAGGAAGCTCTTGAACAACTAGAAGAGGAAATCACGTTTATTGGTGAAGGCTACTCCCTTTCGTTTAATGACGAACAGGTTGGAAGCTTTTCGAGTGAAAAAGAAGCCATGGATGCTCTTTGGAGCTATGCTAAATCTTTTCTTTCTGAAGAAAAAGTAAAACAAATTGAGAAGACGGTTAAAAGCATGGAAGATTCAGATGAAGGGTTTCATCCTGTTGAAGCGGTAGACTTCTCTAGTCCTTTTGAAATTGAAAAGGTAGAAATTCATCCGAATGACATTGTGTCTAAAGAAAAAGGTGTTTCGCTCTTGGCTAATGGCTATAAGGAAGAGACGGAATACAAAGTAGAAAAAAATCAATCTCTTAACGAAATTGCGGAAGAGTTTAAAATGAAGAAAGAAGAACTGATGGATCGAAATAATCTTTCGAATAATGATGAAATTAAGAAAGGTGATCAACTGAAGGTTCTTCAGGAAAAAGAGTTTGCGACTGTTTTGGAAACGATCGAAGTCGAAAAATCAGAAGAAATCGATTTTGAAGTGATTAAGCAAAAAAGTAGTAAACTTCTTAAAGGTGAAGAGAAAGTAAAGCAAGATGGAGAAAAAGGAAAGAAGCTTGTTACATATTCCAAGGAATATGAGAATGGACAGGTAGTCGACAAAGATGTTGTGAAAGAGGATGTAACGAAAGAACCTATTTCTAAAGAAATAGTGATTGGAACGAAAGAAATTTCCTCTAAAGGAACCGGTACATTTGGGTGGCCAGCTGTCGGAGGTACAATTACTAGTAAACAGGGAGAACGCTGGGGTTCTTATCATAAAGGAATCGATATTGCTGGTGTTACAGATAAAACCATTCGAACCGTTGATAATGGAAAGGTTACAGCCGCAGGTACGAGAAGTGGTTATGGAAATCAGGTAACGGTTAGTCATAATAACGGAATGAAGACAACCTATTCTCATTTAGCATCAATCTCTGTCTCAAAAGGTGATACGGTTCAAAAAGGTGATAAAATTGGTGTAATGGGGACAACGGGGAAATCGACCGGAATCCATCTTCATTTTGAAGTTTATAAAAATGGTGAGTTAGAAAATCCAATGAATTACTTAAAAAAATAA
- a CDS encoding PilZ domain-containing protein, protein MSRNKRQVFRQQLDVPFAARMRVIEKESPVTPEFNHKIYIHDIGLEGIGFSVDLEVPMHTDMEFSIKLNDEPFRIRGEVVWGKPNDPNDPNTRASNFFGVKFYLKTEKESSLIFQEVNRFAIKRHRRKQEIREMMKERLNKQAKG, encoded by the coding sequence ATGAGTCGTAATAAAAGGCAGGTTTTTCGTCAGCAACTTGACGTTCCATTTGCCGCAAGAATGAGAGTTATTGAAAAAGAATCACCTGTCACTCCAGAATTTAATCATAAAATTTATATCCATGATATTGGACTCGAAGGTATTGGTTTTTCAGTAGATCTGGAAGTACCAATGCATACGGATATGGAGTTCTCCATCAAATTAAACGATGAACCATTCCGAATTAGAGGTGAAGTTGTATGGGGGAAACCTAACGACCCTAATGACCCTAATACGAGAGCAAGTAACTTCTTCGGTGTGAAATTTTATCTCAAAACGGAAAAGGAGTCATCTTTGATTTTCCAAGAGGTTAATCGTTTTGCGATTAAACGTCATCGTCGCAAACAAGAAATCCGTGAAATGATGAAAGAGCGATTAAATAAACAGGCAAAGGGGTAA
- a CDS encoding adenylosuccinate synthase, with the protein MPSVVVVGTQWGDEGKGKITDYLSENAEVVARYQGGNNAGHTIVFNDTKYKLHLIPSGIFYDDKICVIGNGMVVDPKAVLEELSYLHERNINTDNLRISNRAHVILPYHLKLDVVEEEYKGANKIGTTKKGIGPAYMDKAARVGIRICDLLDREVFEEKLERNLTDKNRLLEKMYEVEGFKKEDILEEYYEYGQQIAKYVVDTSVVLNDAIDEGRRVLFEGAQGVMLDIDQGTYPFVTSSNPIAGGVTIGSGVGPSKINHVVGVSKAYTTRVGDGPFPTELHDEVGDQIREVGNEYGTTTGRPRRVGWFDSVVVRHARRVSGITDLSLNSIDVLTGIDTLKICTAYKYKGEIIEEFPASLKVLAECEPVYEEMPGWTEDITGVKNLGELPPNARHYIERVSQLTGIPLSIFSVGPDRNQTNMIRGVFA; encoded by the coding sequence ATGCCATCAGTAGTTGTGGTAGGTACACAGTGGGGCGATGAAGGTAAAGGAAAGATTACGGATTACCTTTCGGAAAATGCAGAGGTTGTCGCTCGCTATCAGGGTGGAAACAATGCTGGACATACCATTGTATTTAATGATACGAAGTACAAACTTCACTTGATTCCATCAGGAATTTTTTATGATGATAAGATTTGTGTTATTGGAAATGGAATGGTTGTAGATCCAAAAGCCGTTCTAGAAGAACTCTCATACTTACATGAACGTAATATCAATACAGATAATTTGCGTATAAGCAATCGCGCACATGTTATTCTTCCTTATCACTTAAAACTTGATGTCGTTGAGGAAGAATACAAAGGTGCTAATAAAATAGGAACGACGAAAAAAGGAATCGGTCCAGCATATATGGATAAAGCAGCAAGAGTTGGTATCCGTATTTGTGATTTACTTGATCGTGAAGTTTTTGAAGAAAAATTAGAACGTAACCTTACAGATAAAAACCGCCTTCTTGAAAAAATGTATGAAGTAGAAGGTTTCAAAAAAGAGGATATTCTAGAAGAATACTATGAGTATGGTCAACAGATCGCAAAATATGTTGTAGATACTTCAGTCGTTCTTAATGATGCAATTGATGAAGGACGTCGTGTTCTTTTCGAAGGCGCTCAGGGCGTTATGCTCGATATTGATCAGGGTACTTATCCGTTTGTTACATCATCTAACCCAATTGCTGGTGGCGTTACGATTGGATCTGGAGTAGGACCGAGCAAAATCAATCATGTTGTAGGTGTTTCAAAAGCCTATACAACAAGAGTTGGAGATGGCCCTTTCCCTACTGAGCTTCATGACGAAGTTGGCGATCAAATTCGTGAAGTAGGAAATGAATATGGAACAACAACGGGACGTCCTCGTCGTGTTGGTTGGTTCGATAGCGTTGTTGTTCGTCATGCGCGTCGCGTGAGTGGCATTACGGACCTTTCTCTGAACTCAATTGACGTATTAACTGGAATTGATACGCTTAAAATTTGTACAGCTTATAAGTACAAAGGCGAAATTATTGAAGAATTTCCTGCCAGCCTTAAAGTATTGGCTGAATGCGAGCCAGTTTATGAAGAAATGCCTGGCTGGACAGAAGATATTACGGGTGTTAAAAACTTAGGAGAGCTACCTCCTAATGCACGTCATTATATTGAGCGCGTATCACAACTTACTGGCATTCCATTGTCGATCTTCTCCGTTGGACCTGATCGCAATCAAACAAATATGATTCGTGGCGTTTTTGCTTAA